A genomic window from Gymnodinialimonas ceratoperidinii includes:
- the ileS gene encoding isoleucine--tRNA ligase, whose amino-acid sequence MCAAEPVDYKDTLNLPKTDFPMRAGLPKREPEWLARWERIDVYNRLRDKAADAKGTDAARTPFTLHDGPPYANGHLHIGHALNKTIKDIIVRSHQMMGRDARYIPGWDCHGLPIEWKIEEQYRKKGKNKDAVDIVEFRKECRDFAAGWVDIQRDEFKRLGITGTWDKPYLTMDFRAERIIAEEFQKFLMNGTLYQGSKPVMWSPIEQTALAEAEVEYHDKESFTIWVKFKVQGAEGDLDGANVVIWTTTPWTIPSNKAVVYGNDVAYGLYEVTDTPEECWAAKGDRFLLADKMAADVLGRARLEEGQWKRLRDVPTSELEGLSLQHPLAGAEGGEGEWDDLRDFRHGDFVSDEEGTGFVHCAPSHGMEEYELYRDLGMLEQVITYNVMDDGSFRADLPFFGGHYILSRKGGEGTANKAVIDKLVEVGGLLARGKIKHSYPHSWRSKAPVIYRNTPQWFAAIDKKMSVGSDEFTIRDRALQEIDKVHWTPKSGRNRLHSMIEARPDWVLSRQRAWGVPLTCFTKKGALPTDPDYLLRNEAVNARVLEAFEAEGADAWYKPGAKERFLGSDVDPEAYDQVFDILDVWFDSGSTHAFVLRDREDGTEDGIADVYMEGTDQHRGWFHSSLLQSVGTRGHAPYRNVVTHGFTLDEKGMKMSKSIGNTIVPEEIVKQYGADILRLWVAQTDYTADQRIGQEILKGTADSYRRLRNTMRFMLGSLSDFSEADRVAHGDMPELERWVLHRLTELDATVRDGYAKFDFQGVFQAVFTFATTDLSAFYFDIRKDALYCDGDTARRRAARTVLDILFHRLTTWLAPILVFTMEEVWLERFPGEDSSVHLVDIPETPAEWADAALAAKWARVRSARRVVTAALEVQRRDKVIGASLEAAPVVHVDDAEVLDALRSVPFDDIAITSDVALTDDPAPAEAFRLPEVEGVGVVFERADGEKCQRCWKILPDVGNHDHDGVCKRCDEALDA is encoded by the coding sequence ATGTGCGCCGCTGAACCCGTGGACTACAAAGACACGCTGAACCTGCCGAAAACCGATTTCCCGATGCGTGCGGGCCTGCCCAAGCGCGAGCCCGAGTGGCTGGCGCGATGGGAACGGATCGATGTTTACAATCGCCTGCGCGACAAGGCCGCCGACGCCAAGGGCACCGACGCCGCGCGCACGCCCTTCACGCTGCATGATGGCCCGCCCTATGCCAACGGCCACCTCCACATCGGCCATGCGCTCAACAAGACGATCAAGGACATCATCGTGCGCAGCCACCAGATGATGGGCCGCGACGCGCGCTACATCCCCGGATGGGACTGCCATGGCCTGCCGATCGAGTGGAAGATCGAAGAGCAGTACCGCAAGAAGGGCAAGAACAAAGACGCCGTCGATATCGTCGAATTCCGCAAGGAATGCCGTGACTTCGCCGCCGGTTGGGTCGACATCCAGCGCGACGAGTTCAAGCGCCTCGGCATCACCGGCACCTGGGACAAGCCTTACCTGACGATGGATTTCCGCGCCGAGCGGATCATCGCGGAGGAGTTCCAGAAGTTCCTGATGAACGGCACGCTCTATCAAGGCTCCAAGCCGGTCATGTGGTCGCCGATCGAGCAGACCGCGCTGGCCGAGGCCGAGGTGGAATACCACGACAAGGAGAGCTTCACGATCTGGGTGAAGTTCAAGGTGCAAGGCGCCGAGGGCGACCTCGACGGCGCCAATGTCGTGATCTGGACCACGACGCCCTGGACGATCCCCTCGAACAAGGCGGTCGTCTACGGAAACGACGTGGCCTACGGTCTCTATGAAGTCACCGACACGCCTGAGGAATGTTGGGCCGCCAAGGGCGACCGCTTCCTGCTGGCCGACAAGATGGCGGCTGACGTTCTCGGCCGTGCCCGTTTGGAAGAAGGCCAGTGGAAACGCCTGCGCGATGTGCCGACCTCGGAGCTGGAAGGCCTGTCGCTGCAACACCCGTTGGCTGGCGCCGAGGGGGGCGAGGGCGAATGGGACGACCTGCGCGACTTCCGTCACGGCGATTTCGTCTCGGACGAGGAAGGTACCGGCTTCGTTCATTGCGCGCCGTCGCACGGGATGGAGGAATACGAGCTCTACCGTGACCTCGGCATGTTGGAGCAGGTCATCACCTACAACGTGATGGACGACGGCTCCTTCCGCGCCGACCTGCCCTTCTTTGGCGGCCATTACATCCTGTCGCGCAAGGGCGGCGAGGGCACGGCCAACAAGGCGGTCATCGACAAGCTGGTCGAAGTCGGCGGCTTGCTCGCGCGCGGCAAGATCAAGCACTCCTACCCCCATTCTTGGCGCTCCAAGGCGCCGGTGATCTACCGCAACACGCCACAGTGGTTCGCGGCCATCGACAAGAAGATGTCTGTCGGCTCGGATGAATTCACCATCCGCGACCGCGCGTTGCAGGAGATCGACAAGGTCCACTGGACCCCGAAATCGGGCCGCAACCGTCTGCACTCGATGATCGAGGCGCGCCCCGACTGGGTGCTCTCGCGCCAGCGCGCCTGGGGCGTGCCGCTCACCTGCTTCACCAAGAAGGGCGCGCTGCCCACCGATCCTGACTACCTGCTGCGCAACGAGGCGGTGAACGCCCGCGTGCTGGAGGCCTTCGAGGCCGAGGGCGCTGATGCGTGGTACAAGCCGGGCGCCAAGGAGCGCTTCCTCGGCAGTGATGTGGACCCGGAAGCCTACGATCAGGTCTTCGACATTCTCGACGTCTGGTTCGACAGCGGCTCCACCCACGCCTTCGTGCTGCGCGACCGCGAGGACGGGACCGAGGACGGCATCGCCGATGTCTACATGGAGGGCACCGACCAGCACCGCGGCTGGTTCCATTCCTCGCTGCTGCAATCGGTCGGTACCCGAGGCCACGCGCCCTACCGCAACGTGGTGACCCACGGCTTCACACTGGACGAGAAGGGCATGAAGATGTCCAAGTCCATCGGCAACACCATCGTGCCGGAGGAAATCGTCAAGCAATACGGTGCGGATATCCTGCGCCTCTGGGTCGCCCAGACCGATTACACCGCCGACCAGCGGATCGGGCAGGAGATCCTGAAGGGCACCGCCGACAGCTACCGCAGGCTGCGCAACACGATGCGCTTCATGTTGGGCTCGCTCAGCGATTTCTCGGAGGCCGACCGCGTCGCCCACGGCGACATGCCCGAGTTGGAGCGGTGGGTGCTGCATCGCCTGACCGAGCTGGATGCCACGGTGCGCGACGGCTACGCCAAGTTCGACTTCCAGGGCGTGTTCCAGGCGGTCTTCACCTTCGCGACCACGGACCTCTCGGCCTTCTACTTCGATATCCGCAAGGATGCGCTCTATTGCGACGGCGACACCGCGCGCCGCCGCGCCGCGCGCACGGTGCTCGATATCCTGTTCCACCGCCTGACGACCTGGCTCGCGCCGATCCTCGTCTTCACGATGGAAGAAGTCTGGCTGGAACGCTTCCCGGGCGAGGACTCCTCGGTGCATCTCGTGGATATCCCCGAGACGCCCGCCGAATGGGCCGACGCCGCGCTGGCCGCCAAGTGGGCGCGCGTGCGCAGCGCCCGCCGGGTCGTCACCGCCGCACTGGAAGTGCAGCGCCGCGACAAGGTGATCGGCGCGTCGCTGGAGGCCGCCCCGGTGGTTCACGTCGACGATGCCGAAGTGCTCGACGCCCTGCGCAGCGTGCCTTTCGACGATATCGCCATCACCTCCGACGTGGCACTGACAGACGATCCGGCCCCCGCCGAGGCGTTCCGCCTGCCCGAGGTGGAGGGCGTCGGGGTGGTCTTCGAGCGGGCCGATGGCGAGAAGTGCCAGCGCTGCTGGAAGATCCTGCCGGACGTGGGCAACCATGACCACGACGGTGTCTGCAAACGCTGCGACGAGGCGCTCGACGCCTAA
- a CDS encoding FAD-dependent oxidoreductase: MEHGADTAGNGKSPTRTSRRMGARVTAAKVVNMKMKIAIAGAGIGGLSAASLLAGDGHVVQVFDQFEAPRPVGSGLVIQPVGMEVLQACGAAEEALTRGTPILHMHGDEARSRKVVLSVSYGATPQRQGLGIHRAALFTALFEAAERAGARITPSSPVTGRHGQHLLIGGRRTGPFDLIVDALGARSPLSPLKARALPYGAVWATVPWPEGAAFPRDHLTQRYRKADRMLGILPIGTRRDAPETRLAAVFYSLPVADIEQHFARPFAQWRAEAAQLWPEFESYLPAAFSHADFTPAHYTHGTLRRPYGEGLVHIGDAAHRASPQLGQGANMALLDAHALHLALRGAQGRTEEALRHYALARRAHVRLYQAFSAAFTPQYQSDSAALPMLRDHVLAPLSRTWPLPRVLTRLVCGDLVPPMAALTPRSRG; this comes from the coding sequence ATGGAACATGGGGCCGACACTGCGGGCAATGGAAAATCTCCAACGAGGACGTCGCGCCGCATGGGCGCGCGGGTCACGGCGGCTAAGGTGGTGAACATGAAGATGAAAATCGCCATTGCCGGCGCGGGGATCGGAGGCCTTTCGGCGGCGTCCCTATTGGCCGGGGACGGCCACGTCGTGCAGGTGTTCGATCAGTTCGAGGCACCCCGCCCCGTGGGCTCCGGGCTTGTCATCCAACCCGTCGGCATGGAGGTGCTGCAGGCCTGTGGCGCGGCCGAGGAGGCCCTGACGCGCGGCACGCCGATCCTGCACATGCACGGCGACGAGGCGCGGAGCCGCAAGGTCGTCCTCTCGGTCAGCTATGGCGCCACGCCCCAGAGGCAGGGCTTGGGCATCCATCGCGCGGCCCTTTTCACCGCGCTCTTCGAGGCGGCCGAGCGGGCAGGGGCGCGGATCACGCCCTCCAGCCCGGTCACCGGACGTCATGGGCAGCATCTTCTGATCGGTGGCCGTCGCACGGGCCCCTTCGATCTGATCGTCGACGCCCTCGGCGCCCGGTCGCCGCTCTCGCCCCTCAAGGCGCGCGCGTTGCCCTACGGCGCGGTCTGGGCCACGGTGCCCTGGCCCGAAGGGGCGGCCTTCCCGCGGGACCACCTGACGCAGCGCTACCGCAAGGCCGACCGGATGCTTGGCATCCTGCCGATCGGCACCCGCCGCGATGCGCCCGAAACGCGCCTCGCCGCCGTCTTCTACTCGCTCCCCGTCGCCGATATCGAGCAACACTTCGCCCGTCCCTTCGCCCAATGGCGGGCGGAGGCCGCGCAGCTCTGGCCCGAGTTCGAAAGCTATCTGCCCGCCGCGTTCTCGCACGCGGATTTCACCCCCGCGCACTACACCCATGGCACCCTCCGCCGACCCTATGGCGAGGGTCTCGTGCATATCGGCGATGCCGCGCACCGCGCCTCTCCGCAACTGGGGCAGGGCGCGAACATGGCCCTGCTCGATGCCCACGCGCTCCACCTAGCGTTGCGCGGCGCGCAGGGGCGGACCGAAGAGGCGCTGCGCCACTATGCCCTCGCGCGCCGCGCCCATGTGCGGCTCTACCAGGCCTTCTCCGCCGCCTTCACACCGCAGTACCAATCCGACAGCGCCGCCCTGCCGATGCTGCGCGATCACGTCCTTGCGCCGCTCAGCCGGACATGGCCGCTGCCCCGGGTGCTTACGCGTCTGGTATGTGGAGATCTCGTGCCGCCAATGGCCGCGCTTACACCGCGCTCACGCGGCTGA
- a CDS encoding DMT family transporter, with translation MAAANDTPDRPLLGILLMLGFCMVIPFSDALAKLLGATFPLLQLVVVRFATQTILFVPMAMMSGAVLFPTRRVLGLTFLRAGLQIAGLLLMFSALRVLPLADAVAIAFVMPFLMLLLGRFFLDEEVGPRRLVACVVGFIGTLMVVQPSFAAVGWGALLPIGVAFAFAFFMLVTRAMSREIDPLALQGASGLVALPLVVPFLFLPLADTAPLAGWVTPRGAEIWLLVALGVFGSIGHLLMTWSLRYAPSATLAPMQYLEIPMATLVGFAMFRDLPNGLAALGIAVTMASGLYIVFRERSISRVSAV, from the coding sequence ATGGCAGCCGCAAACGACACTCCCGACCGGCCCCTGCTCGGCATCTTGCTGATGCTCGGGTTCTGCATGGTCATTCCGTTCTCGGACGCGTTGGCCAAGCTGTTGGGGGCGACGTTTCCGCTGCTGCAGCTCGTCGTCGTGCGCTTCGCGACGCAGACGATCCTCTTTGTGCCCATGGCGATGATGTCCGGGGCGGTCCTGTTTCCCACGCGGCGGGTGTTGGGGCTGACCTTCCTGCGCGCCGGATTGCAGATCGCAGGCCTGTTGCTGATGTTCTCGGCCCTGCGCGTGTTGCCGCTGGCGGACGCCGTGGCGATTGCCTTCGTCATGCCCTTCCTGATGCTCCTGCTCGGGCGCTTCTTCCTCGACGAAGAGGTCGGGCCGCGGCGGTTGGTGGCCTGTGTCGTGGGGTTCATCGGCACGTTGATGGTGGTGCAGCCCAGTTTCGCGGCCGTCGGATGGGGGGCGCTCTTGCCGATCGGGGTGGCCTTTGCCTTCGCCTTCTTCATGCTGGTGACCCGCGCCATGTCGCGCGAGATCGATCCGCTGGCGCTACAGGGCGCCTCGGGGCTGGTGGCGCTGCCGCTGGTGGTGCCGTTCCTGTTCCTGCCATTGGCCGACACCGCGCCGCTGGCGGGTTGGGTGACACCGCGCGGCGCCGAGATCTGGTTGCTGGTGGCGCTCGGCGTTTTCGGGTCCATCGGACACCTGCTGATGACATGGTCCCTGCGTTACGCGCCCTCGGCGACGCTGGCGCCGATGCAATATCTCGAGATCCCGATGGCGACCCTTGTGGGATTTGCGATGTTCCGGGACTTGCCGAACGGTCTCGCCGCGCTCGGCATCGCGGTGACCATGGCCTCGGGGCTCTACATCGTGTTCCGCGAGCGCAGCATCAGCCGCGTGAGCGCGGTGTAA
- a CDS encoding YcjF family protein — protein MSTRKGPVLIELEEAPGAGPEAAAPVPDLGAPAGAAADGRAMQVVATLGAKRPSRLARFFWAALLGLVGFVASLAAWNFVTRLLAAEPVLGWIAFGLVAAVLLALVLIALRELAAFARLGRLDRVHQAAEAALAEGDLGRARQVTGQIAALYAGRPELRLGREALERQREELFDAASLFALAEAEVMVPLDRAAAAQIEAAARQVATVTALVPLALADVIVALTANLRMIRRIAEIYGGRAGTLGSWRLTRAVMTHLVATGAVAIGDDLLGSALGGSVLSKLSRRFGEGVVNGALTARVGLAAMEVCRPLPFGEGRRPSVTGLIRRALTGLVGRSEG, from the coding sequence ATGAGCACGCGTAAGGGCCCTGTGCTGATCGAGTTGGAGGAAGCGCCCGGGGCGGGGCCGGAAGCGGCAGCGCCGGTGCCGGATTTGGGTGCGCCAGCGGGTGCGGCGGCGGACGGGCGCGCGATGCAGGTGGTGGCGACCCTGGGGGCGAAGCGGCCCTCGCGGCTGGCGCGGTTTTTCTGGGCGGCGCTTCTGGGGTTGGTGGGCTTCGTGGCCTCGCTCGCCGCGTGGAACTTCGTGACGCGGCTTTTGGCGGCCGAGCCCGTGTTGGGCTGGATCGCCTTTGGCTTGGTGGCGGCGGTCCTTTTGGCGCTGGTGTTGATCGCCCTGCGGGAACTGGCGGCATTCGCGCGGCTTGGGCGGTTGGACCGCGTGCATCAGGCTGCCGAAGCGGCGCTGGCGGAGGGCGACCTGGGCCGTGCGCGGCAGGTGACGGGCCAAATCGCGGCGCTTTATGCCGGGCGGCCGGAGCTGCGGCTCGGGCGCGAGGCGCTGGAGCGGCAGCGGGAGGAATTGTTCGATGCGGCGTCGCTTTTTGCCTTGGCGGAGGCGGAGGTGATGGTGCCGCTGGACCGGGCAGCTGCGGCGCAGATCGAGGCGGCGGCGCGGCAGGTGGCGACAGTGACGGCGCTGGTGCCCTTGGCGCTGGCCGATGTGATCGTGGCCCTGACCGCGAACTTACGGATGATACGGCGCATCGCCGAGATCTACGGCGGGCGCGCGGGCACATTGGGAAGCTGGCGGCTGACCCGGGCGGTGATGACTCACCTGGTGGCGACCGGGGCCGTGGCGATCGGGGACGATCTGTTGGGCTCGGCGCTTGGCGGCTCGGTCCTGTCGAAGCTGTCGCGGCGCTTCGGGGAGGGCGTGGTAAACGGCGCGTTGACCGCGCGCGTGGGTCTGGCCGCCATGGAAGTCTGCCGCCCGCTGCCCTTCGGGGAAGGACGGCGCCCGAGCGTGACCGGCCTGATCCGCCGGGCCCTGACCGGGCTGGTGGGCCGATCGGAGGGCTGA
- a CDS encoding YcjX family protein — protein MVIGAIADTLGRGIESVSGTVSETFFEPVIRLGVTGLARSGKTVFITSLVANLLDRGRMAGLEAASSGRIEAVYLQPQPDDTVPRFEFESHLAAMTGTTPHWPESTRSVSELRVSLRVRPNGLLSGLSGPRTVHLDIVDYPGEWLLDLGLLDQSYAKWSAEALSKARARNEGARFIARLEAVDGSEKLDEATASELAREWTRYLNAARDAGYSDCTPGRFLLPGDLEGSPALTFAPLPEGEAPRGSLAREFARRFEAYKSQVVKPFFRSHFARIDRQVVLVDALGAIHSGPRAVEDLRQALSGILGSFRPGRNTFLTSILGKRVDKILFAATKADHLHHEQHPRLQAIMEALVADARRQADFSGASTGAMAIASLRATVEEMRRVGGEDLGVVRGALLESGRQAALHPGDLPADPSALLAPARDGAEAWLDGDYDVMRFAPAPLSLRSGEGPPHIRLDRAAEFLIGDKLR, from the coding sequence TTGGTCATCGGAGCCATCGCAGACACCCTTGGCCGGGGAATCGAATCCGTGTCCGGCACGGTCTCGGAGACTTTCTTCGAGCCGGTCATCCGCCTGGGCGTCACCGGGCTGGCGCGGTCGGGCAAGACGGTTTTCATCACCTCGCTGGTCGCCAACCTGTTGGACCGGGGCCGGATGGCGGGGTTGGAGGCGGCCTCTTCCGGGCGGATCGAGGCGGTCTACCTGCAGCCGCAGCCCGACGACACGGTGCCGCGCTTCGAGTTCGAGAGCCATCTGGCCGCGATGACCGGCACGACGCCCCATTGGCCCGAGAGCACGCGCTCGGTCTCGGAACTGCGGGTCTCGCTGCGGGTGCGGCCCAACGGGTTGCTCTCGGGTCTTTCGGGGCCGCGGACGGTGCACCTCGATATCGTGGATTACCCCGGCGAATGGCTGCTGGACCTTGGCCTGCTGGATCAGAGCTATGCCAAATGGTCGGCAGAGGCGCTGTCCAAGGCGCGGGCGCGCAACGAGGGTGCGCGGTTCATCGCCCGACTGGAGGCCGTGGACGGCTCGGAGAAGCTCGACGAGGCCACGGCCAGCGAATTGGCGCGGGAGTGGACGCGCTACCTGAATGCCGCGCGCGACGCGGGCTATTCCGATTGCACGCCGGGGCGCTTCCTGCTGCCCGGCGATCTGGAAGGCTCGCCCGCCCTCACCTTCGCGCCCCTGCCCGAGGGCGAGGCCCCGCGCGGCAGCCTCGCGCGCGAATTCGCGCGGCGGTTCGAGGCCTACAAGTCTCAGGTGGTCAAACCCTTCTTCCGCTCGCATTTCGCGCGCATCGACCGGCAGGTGGTGCTGGTCGACGCGCTTGGCGCGATCCACAGCGGACCGCGCGCGGTGGAGGATTTGCGGCAGGCGCTGTCAGGCATCCTTGGCAGTTTCCGGCCCGGACGGAACACCTTCCTGACCTCGATCCTCGGCAAGCGGGTGGACAAGATCCTCTTCGCCGCGACTAAGGCGGACCACCTGCACCACGAGCAGCACCCTCGGCTGCAGGCGATCATGGAAGCGCTGGTGGCCGATGCCCGGCGGCAGGCAGACTTCTCGGGCGCGAGCACCGGGGCCATGGCCATCGCCTCGCTGCGCGCCACGGTGGAAGAGATGCGGCGCGTCGGCGGCGAGGACCTCGGCGTGGTGCGCGGGGCGCTGTTGGAGAGCGGACGGCAGGCGGCGCTGCATCCGGGCGATCTGCCGGCGGACCCCTCGGCACTGCTGGCACCGGCGCGGGACGGGGCGGAGGCTTGGCTCGACGGGGATTATGACGTGATGCGTTTCGCCCCTGCGCCGCTCTCGCTGCGATCCGGGGAAGGGCCGCCTCATATAAGGCTGGACCGGGCGGCGGAATTCCTCATCGGGGACAAGCTGCGATGA
- the truA gene encoding tRNA pseudouridine(38-40) synthase TruA has product MPRYAFRIEYDGRPFKGWQRQAELPSVQGTVEAALARLEKDIPSIAAAGRTDTGVHALGQVAHADLQRAWEPFRLAEALNYHLKPAPVAITACAEVTEAFHARFEATWRSYTYRMISRRAPLVHEAGHAWGVRGKLDVAAMAEGAKHLIGKHDFTTFRATHCQANSPVKTMDKVEVEEIPLPAGTEIRFHLKARSFLHNQVRSIVGSLEHVGSGAWAPDDIARALAACDRAECGTVAPPQGLYMTGVGYPEDPFAHGWSEA; this is encoded by the coding sequence ATGCCGCGTTATGCTTTCAGGATCGAATATGACGGCCGCCCCTTCAAGGGATGGCAGCGCCAGGCCGAGCTGCCCTCGGTGCAGGGCACGGTGGAGGCCGCGCTGGCACGGCTGGAGAAGGACATCCCCTCCATCGCCGCCGCGGGCCGGACCGACACGGGCGTTCATGCCCTGGGCCAGGTGGCCCACGCCGACCTGCAACGTGCGTGGGAGCCGTTCCGCCTTGCCGAGGCGTTGAACTACCACCTCAAGCCCGCCCCTGTGGCGATCACCGCCTGCGCCGAGGTCACCGAGGCGTTCCATGCCCGCTTCGAGGCCACATGGCGCAGCTACACCTACCGGATGATCAGCCGCCGCGCGCCGCTGGTGCACGAGGCGGGCCACGCCTGGGGCGTGCGCGGCAAGCTCGACGTGGCGGCCATGGCGGAGGGGGCCAAGCACCTGATCGGCAAGCATGATTTCACCACTTTCCGCGCCACCCATTGCCAGGCGAACTCCCCGGTAAAGACGATGGACAAGGTCGAGGTGGAGGAGATCCCGCTGCCCGCCGGGACCGAGATCCGCTTCCACCTCAAGGCGCGCTCCTTCCTGCACAACCAGGTCCGCTCCATCGTGGGCTCGCTCGAGCACGTGGGCTCCGGCGCATGGGCGCCCGACGACATCGCCCGCGCGCTGGCGGCCTGTGACCGGGCGGAATGCGGCACCGTCGCCCCGCCGCAGGGCCTCTACATGACCGGCGTGGGCTATCCCGAGGATCCCTTCGCCCACGGCTGGAGCGAGGCATGA
- the selD gene encoding selenide, water dikinase SelD, producing the protein MTPATPIVKELVLLGGGHTHALVLRKWGMKPVPGVRLTLVNPGPTAPYSGMLPGHLAGHYAREALDIDLVRLARFAEARLLVDRAVAVDPAAKVVRLGSGREVSYDLLSFDVGITSEMPTLPGFAEHGVAAKPLGRFAGTWARICAESGPIAIAIIGGGVAGCEVAMAAAHRMRSLGREARVSVIDRGEVLTSVVPAARQRLLQGLSDHGVSLKEGVEIASVASDAVVLTDGTRIASDLTIGAAGATPQGWIAESGLPCKDGFLVVDAHLRSPADPAIFGAGDCVHLSHDPRPKAGVYAVRAAPILAHNLRAALLGQRSKPFRPQKDFLKLVSLGGKRAVAEKRGLAVSGGLMWQLKNRIDQTFMDKFRELPEMPLPKAPKGAALGVAEEMAGPVPCGGCGAKLASGALQSVLAQPAGASRPDVEAVPGDDAAVLRMGEAAQVISTDHLRGFALDPALVARAAAVHALGDIWAMGATPQAALAQVILPRVEARLQGRWLDEVMAAAGEIFAAEGVAVVGGHSSGGSELTVGFTVTGLLERPAITLRGARPGDALVLTKPLGTGVILAAEMQMKAEGAAVLACWQSMTTPSGAAARALAPVAHAMTDVTGFGLAGHLANICSASGVGAEVTLADVPLLPGAEALAAQGIRSSLWAQNRASVPADAPATSRADLMFDPQTAGGLLAAIPAEAVGTIPGATRIGTVTETPGLIFR; encoded by the coding sequence ATGACCCCCGCCACGCCCATCGTGAAGGAGCTCGTTCTTCTGGGCGGCGGCCATACCCACGCCCTCGTGTTGCGCAAATGGGGCATGAAGCCGGTGCCGGGGGTGCGGCTGACGCTGGTCAACCCCGGCCCCACCGCCCCCTATTCGGGCATGCTGCCCGGTCATCTGGCGGGCCATTACGCGCGCGAGGCGCTCGACATCGACCTCGTGCGCCTTGCCCGCTTCGCCGAGGCCCGCCTGCTGGTGGACCGCGCCGTGGCGGTGGACCCGGCCGCCAAGGTCGTGCGCCTCGGCTCGGGCCGCGAGGTGTCCTACGACCTCCTGTCATTCGACGTGGGCATCACCTCGGAGATGCCCACGCTGCCGGGTTTCGCGGAACATGGCGTGGCCGCCAAGCCGCTCGGCCGTTTCGCCGGTACCTGGGCGCGGATCTGCGCGGAAAGCGGCCCGATCGCCATTGCCATCATCGGCGGCGGCGTCGCGGGCTGCGAGGTTGCCATGGCCGCCGCGCACCGGATGCGCAGCCTCGGGCGTGAGGCCCGCGTCAGCGTGATCGACCGGGGCGAGGTTCTGACCTCGGTCGTGCCTGCCGCGCGTCAGCGGCTCTTGCAGGGGCTCTCGGACCATGGCGTGAGCCTCAAGGAGGGGGTGGAGATCGCCTCGGTCGCGTCCGATGCCGTGGTGCTGACGGACGGCACCCGCATTGCCTCGGACCTCACGATTGGTGCTGCCGGGGCCACGCCGCAGGGCTGGATCGCCGAGAGTGGGCTGCCCTGCAAGGACGGCTTCCTCGTGGTGGACGCGCACCTCCGCTCGCCCGCCGACCCCGCGATCTTCGGGGCGGGGGACTGCGTGCACCTCTCCCACGATCCCCGTCCCAAGGCGGGCGTCTACGCCGTGCGCGCCGCGCCGATCCTCGCCCACAACCTCCGCGCCGCGCTGCTCGGGCAGCGCAGCAAGCCGTTCCGCCCGCAGAAGGATTTCCTCAAGCTCGTTTCGCTCGGGGGAAAGCGCGCGGTGGCCGAGAAGCGCGGGCTCGCCGTCTCGGGCGGGCTGATGTGGCAGCTGAAGAACCGCATTGACCAGACGTTCATGGACAAGTTCCGCGAGCTGCCCGAAATGCCGCTGCCCAAGGCTCCCAAGGGCGCGGCGCTTGGCGTGGCCGAGGAAATGGCCGGCCCCGTGCCCTGCGGCGGTTGCGGCGCGAAGCTCGCCTCGGGCGCGCTGCAATCGGTGCTGGCGCAACCCGCCGGCGCCTCCCGCCCGGACGTGGAAGCGGTGCCCGGCGACGACGCGGCCGTCCTGCGCATGGGCGAGGCGGCGCAGGTCATCAGCACCGATCACCTGCGCGGCTTCGCGCTCGATCCCGCGCTCGTGGCCCGCGCGGCGGCGGTCCATGCCTTGGGCGACATCTGGGCCATGGGTGCGACGCCGCAAGCAGCGCTCGCGCAGGTCATCCTGCCGCGCGTGGAAGCGCGCCTTCAGGGCCGCTGGCTGGACGAGGTCATGGCGGCCGCCGGAGAGATCTTCGCCGCCGAGGGCGTCGCGGTTGTCGGCGGTCATTCCTCGGGCGGGAGCGAGCTGACCGTGGGCTTCACCGTGACCGGCCTGCTGGAACGCCCCGCCATCACCCTACGCGGCGCGCGGCCGGGCGATGCGCTGGTGCTGACGAAACCCCTCGGCACCGGGGTGATCCTCGCGGCCGAGATGCAGATGAAGGCCGAGGGCGCGGCAGTACTGGCCTGCTGGCAGTCGATGACGACCCCCTCCGGCGCGGCGGCGCGCGCGCTGGCCCCGGTCGCCCATGCGATGACCGACGTGACAGGCTTCGGCCTCGCGGGGCATTTGGCCAACATCTGCAGCGCCTCGGGCGTGGGCGCAGAGGTGACGCTGGCCGACGTGCCGCTCCTGCCCGGGGCCGAGGCGCTGGCCGCGCAAGGCATCCGCTCGAGCCTCTGGGCGCAGAACCGCGCCTCCGTTCCCGCGGACGCCCCCGCCACGTCGCGGGCCGATCTGATGTTCGACCCGCAGACCGCCGGCGGCCTTCTCGCCGCCATTCCCGCCGAGGCCGTGGGCACCATTCCCGGCGCGACCCGGATCGGCACCGTCACCGAAACCCCCGGCCTCATCTTCCGCTAA